CTAAATGGAATAGAAGAAAATGCAGTAAATTATGCACATTGTATGTCATCAAGTGGATATATGTGTGGTATGATATGCCCGTGTTCTGTTAATTGGCAGAAGAGGTAAACTTGTCATCATATTTTTTCTGTTAAGAAGTGCAGAAAGCATTCTAATGTTGGTATCATTATGTTTTTAACACAAATTTCCAAAGCAAATAAACCAAACAACTACATGTAACTACAACCTAACAATGCTGGGGTCATTACTACTTTTTcccaaaataaaaaggaaataaGTAGAGAAGGATCACCTGCATCCTTTCAACATTTCCGATTTCTCAAGCAGCCCAATATCCAGTAGAACATGCTCAAATTTCATTATGTCAAGGACCGAGGCTCCCTTGTCCTGCTCTACTTCTTAGTTTGTAGATGGCTCTGGACAGACGGCTCTGAATATACCAGGATTTCTCTCTTGCAGGCAGCTTAAGTTCACTTATCTAACACCAGTATAAAAAAAGATAGTATTCCCAAAATAGATCAGAAATGAGAatagaaataaattaatttatttagggTAAGCACTCaacaaacaataataataacttCCTGCTCAAAAGTACTCAAactaaagtaaaaaaatttatagtccTATTTTAGAGATAAATTTCTATCGGATAAATTCTCGacgaaattttgaatatatttcctactacaataaaaataattgaatttataATGTACTCCAACAAAAAATATGTAGATAATAAGCTGGTCAAAATGGGATTCACTTCAATGAGACGCCTAGCTTGTGTCTCGGTAGGCGAGGCTCACACCTCTATCAAGTCGCCTTGTCTTTCACTATACAAAGAGGGTGTGCCTTGCGGCATGTGATTGTTGGGTTTGTGGAGTCAGATTCGGAATAGGATATGGTTAGAAATATTTGGACTCCTATTAGAGTTAGATATTTCAAAGTTAGACTCCTATTTTGGTTAGGCCAGTTTCTTCTCTTATAAATAATCCCATGTAATTGTAAAATCACAACACAACAAATTGTGAgagatcaataaaattagtgTGGCTTGTGGAGTAGGATTTTCCGAACCACGTAATATCTTTGTCTTGTGTGATTGTCgtttattttcttgttcttgtttattCGCTTTTGGGTTTTGCTTTCGTTGTTGTATACTCAACAGTGATATCATGTTACGAAGTTGCATGCATGCTTGTCTGGTATATTTATGTGACAGACTATAGTGAAGGTAAAGGTTTTAATATACATGCTGCATGAAACCAAGAACAGAAAGAACTTTTTAATTGTTAAGCAGAAGAAAACCTACCTTTGTAATCTCTTTTAAATGCTTCACTCCAATTATAGCCAGCTCTTGTAACATCGGTCCGTACATATATAAGCTTCCTGACCTTCGTTTCAGCATGTCTTGTTTGTGTTTGAAGTATTTTAATCCTATAAAGATTATCAAAATCAGCAAAGAGAATAGAAATTGCAACTGTCATAATTTATTGTCTCTTGCTGCCTCATTCCGAGATCTACAAAAGATTGTAGTGGGttattctttttcattttcttagATTTTTTCCTGGTCGTCTTGTCACAGTCTCCTCTTTCGCTTTAGTATTCGCTGTAGGCACCTTAGAGTTGGTTGCCCTGCGTACATAGGCTGTCTCTGTGATGAATCAATGACACAGCAGACATGCGGATCAAATATCAGTATCTTCCTCAACAGTTTTCTGGCAGATTTATGATCTCCCAAAGCCAAAAGAGCTTGGTACATCCTGTAAAAGCAATCATAACATATAAGCTCAACAAAAATGTGGAAAATTGGTAAGATGATGCTAAAAAGTTAATCTAATTTCTACTTGAAGGTGAGCTGCTAACATAAATCCAATCATAATGGTACTATGTCATACATGACAAAACAATAAGACGATTGCTTTCTTTTACTTTAAAAGACTTAGGACATTACATGGAAGGCCTACTGTCTCATATTCTTGCCACATTGAGTAACAACTTTGTAAACCGTTGGCTTTGGCCCAAGTTGTGAGGAGGAAGTCAAGACTTTTTCGTGAAGGacataaatcaaatatcaaatattttttgaaggcCTGAACTACATCGAGAACGATTTGCAAATATACAGGCTCTGTCTCAGCaacttgacaaaaaaaaaacatatcctATGATCAAGATCATGAAATAAGCAACAACTTATTTGCTATCCCgattaagattattataaaatcataataatagcTTGACTGATAATAGAGAGAATCATAGAAATACCCCATCAAAAAGATCTTCACTTGCCATATCATAATTTTGAAACTCATCCCTCAGTTTCTTGACCAAATCAACAGCAGTACTTCATGAAAGAATATCAATCAAGCAACCATTAACCTAATAATTAAACAATGATACATCAATATATGAAGCCAATTTAAagcataatattaaaataaaacaatataagGATGTTAACGTTAAACAAAATTTACTTCAAAAATTTGTGCTCAACACAATATGAAACCAATATGAAGAGGAACAAATGCATctataatttacaaatataagAAATTGAAATAATTGAGGAATGAATCAAATACCTTTTTCCCGTCTGCCTACGACATTTTCGTTCTCTCTGCATATACTCATCTGTCCAGGTGAAGAACTGAGAAATTTTAATGTAGGCTCAATTCTTCCCACAAAGTCTCTTTTTAGGAAGGCTGCATAATATGCAACAGTGATTATGCTTGTATATCTTATATGTGCATAACTTACTCCATCCATACCTACAAATCATTTATTCAttcaatcaaaaaaatataattggtcaataatatatataatatatacagctGAATTGTATTCAAAGAATCAAAATGATGAAGTTGAACacgaaaaaataatgaaaaattccCTCTGAACTTATATCAAACAGTAGGAATGCTAAATACAAATGAAAACTATCAATTATAGATTAACAACCCATGCATTAATAAAGATATAGAATGAAGAATTCAAACTATGATATAAATAGACATCAGAATCACCGGATGGAAAAGGATCTTGACCTGGACTCAGTGAACCGATGTCGATCAGCAATACCAGCAGAAATCTGAAACAACACTGTATGGCCAGAAACCCGTGCACAGATCGAACATCCTGCAAAGCATTCCAAAACCAATAACAATGCAGCTTCATCCGACTTAAGATACAAATCAGTTTGAAAGTAAAGGAGCAAACAATACCTGATGATCTTGGAGGCGAAGAAGGAGGACTCTGTTCCAAGAATTCCGGTGAATATACCTACGATGCCGCGGAGACAAATATCGTGGAAGCGTCTTGATCAGTGGCACTTGGTACGATTGAAACCGCGTGATGAATGCCTTCATCAAAGGAACAGCATTAAATGCAACGCTCATATGGTTGGAACATCTGCATATCCGGTGGAAATCGGGCGGGTCGCATAAAAACCCGAAATATGCTTTGATAGTGTTAACATGAATGAGAAAGCTGCTGGGTCGATCCGGAGCTTACCGGGTTGATCCAAATGAATGTGAAATTACGAAAGCAGCCTTAAAAAATGACTCAtgctttaagaattatatagatTTTAGGTTGATGTGCTAAAATCAAGGCTTAAAATGTAGGAAAAAAACATGTGTCATAGAAAGATACAATGAATCTGGTCGTTTTAAGTCATAGTGTCGTTTCAACAAATATGGAATAtggatatgtatatatgtatattagtgATCAATAACCATAATTAAGTTGATCATATGTTTCTACAAATAGATTTATTGGAATCTTCAacataattgagttaaaaattaatgttttttataattataacaataaaCTTTATATTTTTCGATATATACTTTACCTATTAAAATAACGTGTCgaagtattttttttctatattgaaAACGTACTTGAAAAGTTAAAGCAAATAGATATAGCAATTGTCAAGTGTTAAGTCACATTCAATTCAATGAAAATTAGTCTTAGGAATAAATACgtatatacattaaatatttatataaataaataaatataaataattatatattatatattatagaattAAATACTTATAAGTAAATTACATTTTTGATGTGGACATGTTGATAATTGATacgttaaatatattatttgatcatgggctataattttttaaatcttgttactcatataaaattcatattgcAATGAGTAATCTTGCTATTGTATGAGTAATCAAAGTATATAAAACTAATGACTTGGCATTATAtttatgcaattttttttattgacaaaATTAAGGtgttaaatatacaaaaatacaatttaaaaataacctTGAAGCAGTAAAACGAAAGATTAGATGCAGTAATATATGCATAAGAAACCATTACTGTTATAATCAAAAAGATTGTTTCGAATTACACATTAAAATCTCCAAATCTCTTGacattgatcatcatcatccgTGAAAGATCAGAGGCTGGTATCCTTCCATCACCAACCTGAAAATAACAATTGAAGTACCGAAAAAACGCAAACCATTACACACTAATGAAGTGCTAACAACCTATAGGAAAACAAACAATTTGAATAGTAAAGAATTACCTCTGCTTGAAGTAGGAAACTTCTGGAAGATCGAGATCGATGTATATACGCGAATACGGTAAATTGGATATACACATTTTACCTAAAAAATACAGCGAAATAGACTTTTATATGAATAATTGCATCACCCAGCAATAATTTTTAGCAGTAATTTTCTAATTGATACCCATGATGTTGGTAATCCTAATACTTGATATTATTAGAATCCTCGGCAATTCCGTAGGCGGGTGATTATACAGTTGCGCCGTGTTTGCATCAAGTGGCCCAAAAAAGCTTACCGGGTGTCTGGTACTGTGACAATATTAAGGATTAACAATATTAAGGATTAGTGTGAATCACAACTTCCACTTCCTATTtcttaaatcatatattatattaatatatgttgttatgttgttatataattatataaatatatatttttacacagttgtaaaatatataattttatataattttaaataattacacAACATATGGAACATATAACATAATTATCATTGCCTGATTATTGCTACTGGTATCGGTAACATAATAACACATAGAAATAAATACTACCTTCCATCAGAGACTACAAACTTTACAACTTCTCTCGGAACATGGATGGTCTGAAGAGTCTGTATTGGTTGAAGGTTCTCAAGAACTCCAATAATGTCTGCAGAATAATTTTTAAACTGTCATATCATCACAATCAAAACCAATTGTAATAATTAACTAATCATgaaatttcaatatttataaattcgtgttacaatatcataaaatgtaatttttatgcTTACGACAGTATAACAACCTGGTGAAAAAATTGGTGTATGTTCCTGAAAAGGATCGACTGAATACGGATTCAGATCTTGAAGAGGAACAAATTCAAACTTATGATCCGGAATCACACCATCATCGCTCAACACAGTGACCATGGTTGATGGAAGTAGAATGATCCTTTTTTCCGAACTCACAGACCGATAATAACCAAATGCCGGTCGCACAACCATCTTGTTTATAAGGTATAAACCGCCTTCGCGAAATATATCACGAAACAATTCCCAAACATCCGGCCTAACAGTGGCACTCATGTGATTGTTCTGTAAttgtaaaataatttgtatAGAATAACGCATAACacgtataaataataataaatttatgaaaaaacgtATCAGCACATTTCATACCTGACAGTCAAGAAGAATCAAATGATGCAAACTAATGTCACCATTTTGTCTTTCGCTGCTCAAATTCGTGTTGCTCGTACTTTTATGATCCAATCTGTCTGGGACTCGTTGACCAATGCAATATGTTGATGGTCCTCCATAGCAAAGAAAAAGATCAGCTTAAAGAATTTTACTagaaatataagataattacaGAGGATGTGTATTGTCAGAAGATCGATGAAAAATAAAGACCAAGATacctatatttatatcatagtttttcaaataatgCAAGTGTTTAAATGATGCAAGTGCATGAGTCAAGAGATGATTCACAATCAGTAAAGTGTATATACACGTGTACATAATTTTGGGCTATAATTGAGGAGAAGAAGGTGCATTATTAGATACAATGATTTTTTTGCAGTTTATCAATTATTTCGTCGATGATGTGGTCAAATCAAGGCCGTAGGACAACAACATGGTTATAAAAATCACATTTTTggagttataaaatttaataaaataatataaaaattttggagTTCAAATTACTGAATATGCATATTTCGTAGCTGTCACCATTGTTTTGCAACTTGTAAGCACTAATCTGTAACTTATTCGAGATATGCAAACATAGCAACCAAAGAAAAAAAGATATAGTAAAGATACATCATGATAATTGAAAGCAAGAAGTTCAACTTTCAAAAGACAAACATAGTAAAACCGCGCATTACGAAAAAAACCAACTCAGAATCTTATTTTGATTTGAAGagaaattgtaaaatatatctcgaattttaaacttttaggaaattttatatttatttctgaaTAATTTATCGTAAGATATATAACTTGATCTAGTCCTCTAACTCTCTAATTTAGTTATCATTTAAGGGACAATCTTTGGCTATAATTTAGGAGAAAGAGATGCATTATCAAATACAATGATTtgtcaattatttttttgtggATGATGTCCTTAATTCAAGGCTTATTATGTAAGACAACAACATAGGTGatagaattaaaaaaagaaCCTGGTTGTTATAATTCACGCTTGTGATAACATTTCAGATAATCTCGATTTCTAATCTTCGACCATAATTTCGGAGAAGAAgatcaattataaaattcaatGGTTTTCTTgaagtttataaaaaaaatttaggttGATGTGCTAAAATTAAGGCCTAAAATGTAGGAAAAAACATGTGCGATAGAAAGATACAATGAATCTGGTCGTTAGAAGTCATGTGTGTGGTGTCTTTTCAACAAATCTAgaatatggatatggatatatgtatattattgatCAATAACCATAATTAAGTGGATCATATGTTTCTCCAAATGGATTTATGAGAATCCTCAACATAATTgagttaaaattaattttttttataattataacaataaaCTTTATATTCTTCGATATAAACTTTACCTATTAAAAATAACGTGTAGAAgtactttttttttctatattgaaAACGTACTTGAAAAGTTAAAGCAAATAAATATAGCAATGATCAAGTGTTAAGTCACCTTCAACTCAATGAAAATTAGTCTTAggaataaatacatatatacatcacatatttatataaataaataaatataaataattatatattatatattatagaattaaatacttataagtaaatataaatttttgatgtggacattttgataattgatacgttaaatatattatttgatcatGGGCTATAATTTAGAAGAGGAAGATTCTGT
This genomic window from Daucus carota subsp. sativus chromosome 7, DH1 v3.0, whole genome shotgun sequence contains:
- the LOC108192615 gene encoding uncharacterized protein LOC108192615 isoform X3, producing the protein MSFKIMIWQVKIFLMGMYQALLALGDHKSARKLLRKILIFDPHVCCVIDSSQRQPMYAGQPTLRIKILQTQTRHAETKVRKLIYVRTDVTRAGYNWSEAFKRDYKDK
- the LOC108192615 gene encoding uncharacterized protein LOC108192615 isoform X2 → MSVAFNAVPLMKAFITRFQSYQVPLIKTLPRYLSPRHRRYIHRNSWNRVLLLRLQDHQDVRSVHGFLAIQCCFRFLLVLLIDIGSLSPAFLKRDFVGRIEPTLKFLSSSPGQMSICRENENVVGRREKG
- the LOC108192615 gene encoding uncharacterized protein LOC108192615 isoform X1, whose amino-acid sequence is MSVAFNAVPLMKAFITRFQSYQVPLIKTLPRYLSPRHRRYIHRNSWNRVLLLRLQDHQDVRSVHGFLAIQCCFRFLLVLLIDIGSLSPGMDGVSYAHIRYTSIITVAYYAAFLKRDFVGRIEPTLKFLSSSPGQMSICRENENVVGRREKG